A single window of Leptospira semungkisensis DNA harbors:
- the pth gene encoding aminoacyl-tRNA hydrolase produces MKLIVGLGNPGDKYNNNRSNIGFKILDVIANNINVEIKTKKKKSLIGRGDFEGEEVVLLKPQTFSDLSGESVLYIASFLKIQVQDILVIHEDWTLPLGKIVVDKGANGNENPGVKSVVQSLRSPNFVRIRIGIGNDHFDGSNLDSFLKEDFQPLENLSLIQIINDAEAAIRSISLGDIEDVIEKYRL; encoded by the coding sequence ATGAAGCTAATTGTCGGACTGGGTAATCCCGGAGACAAATACAATAATAACCGATCTAATATCGGCTTCAAGATTCTAGACGTTATTGCAAATAACATTAACGTAGAGATCAAAACGAAGAAGAAGAAATCTCTGATCGGAAGAGGAGACTTCGAAGGCGAAGAGGTTGTATTACTCAAACCTCAAACTTTCAGTGACCTCTCCGGAGAGTCCGTATTGTACATTGCTTCCTTCCTGAAAATTCAGGTTCAGGATATTCTTGTAATTCACGAAGATTGGACCTTGCCCTTGGGAAAAATCGTAGTGGATAAGGGAGCAAATGGAAACGAGAATCCGGGAGTTAAATCCGTTGTTCAGTCCTTGCGTTCTCCGAATTTCGTCCGTATTAGGATCGGAATCGGTAACGATCATTTCGACGGATCTAACTTGGATAGTTTCTTAAAAGAGGATTTCCAACCTTTGGAAAACCTAAGTCTGATTCAGATCATCAACGACGCCGAGGCTGCAATTCGTTCAATCAGTCTTGGTGATATCGAAGATGTGATCGAAAAATACAGACTTTAA